In the Arthrobacter zhaoxinii genome, one interval contains:
- a CDS encoding nucleoside/nucleotide kinase family protein — protein MQPHDPVTRQVLHPHPARKRNAVMSDLAVLLLSRRPGRRLLVAVDGVDGAGKTTFADELAVALSSAGGAAGRQILRVGMDDFHHVRAVRHRRGRCSPEGFWLDSYNLDQFTEYVLAPLASGAAAFRDRGHDLSTDAVLAPEPVMAAKDAVVLIDGLFLHREELRHYWDFSVFLDVPFDVTAARMAARDGTGTGPRQAGVLTPGKDRYVGGQQLYFAAADPAARADLVLDNSRADTLRVINGSGAGYRKQG, from the coding sequence ATGCAGCCTCATGACCCGGTGACCCGGCAGGTTCTGCACCCGCACCCTGCGCGGAAACGGAACGCAGTGATGTCGGATCTGGCCGTGCTGTTGCTGTCCCGGCGGCCCGGCAGGCGTCTGCTGGTAGCAGTCGACGGTGTGGACGGAGCAGGTAAAACCACCTTCGCGGATGAACTTGCGGTTGCCCTTAGTTCCGCCGGCGGTGCTGCTGGCCGGCAAATTCTGCGGGTCGGCATGGATGACTTCCACCATGTACGTGCGGTCCGGCACCGGCGTGGACGCTGCTCGCCGGAAGGTTTCTGGCTGGATTCCTACAACCTGGACCAGTTCACGGAGTACGTCCTGGCGCCCCTGGCCTCCGGCGCCGCCGCGTTCCGGGACCGCGGCCACGACCTCTCTACGGACGCGGTCCTGGCGCCCGAACCCGTGATGGCCGCCAAGGATGCCGTAGTGCTTATCGACGGGCTTTTCCTGCACCGGGAGGAGCTCCGACACTATTGGGACTTCTCCGTGTTCCTGGACGTGCCGTTCGATGTGACGGCTGCACGTATGGCAGCCAGGGACGGCACAGGGACGGGTCCCCGGCAGGCCGGGGTACTGACTCCGGGCAAGGACCGGTATGTCGGCGGACAACAGCTCTATTTCGCTGCGGCGGACCCCGCCGCACGGGCGGACCTGGTGCTGGACAACAGCCGCGCGGACACGCTGCGGGTGATCAACGGGAGCGGCGCCGGCTACCGGAAGCAAGGGTGA